One genomic region from Mytilus trossulus isolate FHL-02 chromosome 9, PNRI_Mtr1.1.1.hap1, whole genome shotgun sequence encodes:
- the LOC134684981 gene encoding apoptosis regulator BAX-like isoform X1, which yields MAAAQGTYNPLLSKKMPREYKRQLSKDDIGNQARVLLNHFIHDRISREQGEEQVPSTEELQEPGTPTGPPLEHIQEIGRALRCIGDELDKNENIQSLCSQVSPEATTDTFLTVAKSFFSDGVYNWGRVGSLFYFAYKMVVKALNKIALIRAIINWVVNFITDYVAPWIIERGGWEAIEEYFGTPKNQMMFVLGLGALTVVGVYIYKTWN from the exons aAAAGATGCCAAGAGAATACAAGCGACAGTTAAGTAAAGATGACATAGGCAACCAAGCTAGAGTATTGTTGAACCACTTCATCCACGACAGAATATCTCGTGAACAAGGAGAGGAACAAGTGCCATCTACCGAGGAACTTCAAGAACCAGGTACCCCAACAG GTCCaccattagaacacattcaagAAATAGGACGAGCATTACGATGTATAGGAGATGAATtagacaaaaatgaaaacattcagAG TTTATGTTCACAAGTTTCTCCAGAAGCAACAACAGATACATTCCTAACAGTGGCTAAGAGTTTTTTCTCCGATGGAGTTTATAACTGGGGACGTGTAGGCAGTCTATTTTATTTTGCCTATAAAATGGTAGTCAAG gcCTTGAATAAAATAGCATTAATAAGAGCAATAATAAATTGGGTGGTGAACTTTATAACAGATTATGTTGCCCCCTGGATTATAGAGAGAGGAGGTTGG GAAGCCATTGAAGAATATTTTGGAACACCAAAAAACCAGATGATGTTTGTTTTAGGACTTGGGGCATTAACTGTTGTAggagtgtatatatataaaacttggAACTGA
- the LOC134684981 gene encoding apoptosis regulator BAX-like isoform X2, whose amino-acid sequence MAAAQGTYNPLLSKKMPREYKRQLSKDDIGNQARVLLNHFIHDRISREQGEEQVPSTEELQEPGPPLEHIQEIGRALRCIGDELDKNENIQSLCSQVSPEATTDTFLTVAKSFFSDGVYNWGRVGSLFYFAYKMVVKALNKIALIRAIINWVVNFITDYVAPWIIERGGWEAIEEYFGTPKNQMMFVLGLGALTVVGVYIYKTWN is encoded by the exons aAAAGATGCCAAGAGAATACAAGCGACAGTTAAGTAAAGATGACATAGGCAACCAAGCTAGAGTATTGTTGAACCACTTCATCCACGACAGAATATCTCGTGAACAAGGAGAGGAACAAGTGCCATCTACCGAGGAACTTCAAGAACCAG GTCCaccattagaacacattcaagAAATAGGACGAGCATTACGATGTATAGGAGATGAATtagacaaaaatgaaaacattcagAG TTTATGTTCACAAGTTTCTCCAGAAGCAACAACAGATACATTCCTAACAGTGGCTAAGAGTTTTTTCTCCGATGGAGTTTATAACTGGGGACGTGTAGGCAGTCTATTTTATTTTGCCTATAAAATGGTAGTCAAG gcCTTGAATAAAATAGCATTAATAAGAGCAATAATAAATTGGGTGGTGAACTTTATAACAGATTATGTTGCCCCCTGGATTATAGAGAGAGGAGGTTGG GAAGCCATTGAAGAATATTTTGGAACACCAAAAAACCAGATGATGTTTGTTTTAGGACTTGGGGCATTAACTGTTGTAggagtgtatatatataaaacttggAACTGA